ATCACCCTCACCAGCGAGGCCGAAAGTGTCAGCGCGGTGCGCCGCGAGATCGGCATGGTGTTCCAGAGCTTCAACCTGTTCCCGCACCTGAGCGTGATGGACAACCTGACCTTGGCGCCGCAACTGGTGCAGGGCGTGTCGAGTGTCGAGGCGAAAAAACGCGCGCAGGTGTACCTCGAACGTGTACGGATTGCCGAGCACGCGCACAAATATCCGTCGCAACTGTCCGGCGGTCAGCAGCAGCGCGTGGCGATTGCCCGGGCGCTGTGCATGAACCCGAAAGTGATGCTGTTCGACGAACCGACCTCAGCGCTCGACCCGGAAATGGTCCACGAAGTGCTGGACGTGATGGGCGAACTGGCCACCGACGGCATGACCATGATCTGCGTGACCCACGAGATGGGCTTCGCCAGCAAAGTCGCCGACCGCGTGCTGTTCATGGACCAGGGCCAGGTCATCGAACAAGCCACCCCGGCCGAATTTTTCAACAACCCGCAGACCGAACGCGCGCAGAAATTCCTCTCGCAAATCATCGGTCACTGAGAACGCTTTTCCCGCATAGCTTTAGCCCGAAAAACAATAACGAAAAGTGGAGATAGACATGCTCAGCAAAAAATACGCAATCACCCTCGCCGCCACCCTGTCGCTGTTGTTCGTCGGTGCCGCGAATGCCGGGGCAGTGCTGGACAAGATCCAGAGCAGCAAAACCCTGACCGTCGCCACCTCGGCGACTTGGCCGCCGCAGGGTTTCATCAACGACAAAAATGAAATCGACGGTTTTGATATCGACGTGTCCAAGGAGATCGCCAAGCGCCTCGGCGTCGAGGTCAAGTTCATCACGCCGGATTGGGATGTGATCACCGCCGGCAAGTGGAACGGGCGCTGGGACGTGTCCGTGGGTTCGATGACCGCGACCAAAAGTCGTGCGCGAATCCTCGATTTCCCCGGCACTTATTACTACGTGCCCTACGTGTTTGCCGTGCACGACAAATCGAAAGTCACCGACCACAAAGCGCTGAATGGCAAAACCATCGGCGTCGAAGGTGGGACCACGTCCGAGGACTATTTCAGCCAGGCACTGGCGATTGAAACCAGCGACGTGCCGCCCGTGGTCTACGACGTGAAAACCGAAAAAATGAAAACCTACGCCGGTTCCGTCGGCCCGCTCGACGACCTGCGCCTGGGCGACGGCACGCGCCTCGACGCAATCCTCACGCAACGCAGCACGCTGGATGCGGCGGTGAAAAAAGGCTATCCACTGCGCGCCGTCGACAACAACGTGGCGTTCTACGAACCGCTGGCCGTGGCCACCGACAAGGGTGACCCGGAACTGAAAGCCAAACTCAGCGAAATCATCGGCGAAATGCACAAGGACGGCACGCTGACCAAGCTGTCGGACAAGTGGTACGGCGTCGACTACTCGACCATCAAATAACCCCGCGCCGACACCCTGGGGGAGCGAGCTTGCTCGCTCCCACAACAGCGATCTCAAGGATTGAACATGTCCTTCCCGACGACCTGGTACTCCCAGACCTCGCTGCCTCGCGCGGCCAGGTCCGCATTGCACAGTGACGAAAGCTGCGACGTCTGCATCATCGGCGCCGGTATCGCCGGCCTGACTGCCGCACTGGAACTGACCCGTCGCGGCAAACGCGTGATTCTTCTCGAAGCGCAGCAAGTGGCGTGGGGCGCGTCCGGGCGCAATGGCGGCGTGGTCTCGCCGGGCTGGGCCGAAGGCTCGGGCGCGATCCGCAAGAAGCTCGGTCTGGAGCAGGCTCGTGCGCTGTTCCAGATGTCGGTCGAAGGCGTCGAGATTGTTCGAAGCAACATCGCCGAGCTGGCGCTGAGCGGTTGCGCGCCGTCCGCCGGGACGATTCGCGTCAAGCGTTACGACGATGGCGCCGCAGTGAAAAACCACATCGAAACCATGCGCCGCGATTTCGGTTATGAATTGAATTACCTCGACACCGCGCAGGTTCGCCAGCGGGCGCACACGCAGCGTTACTTTCAAGGCGTCGAAGACCCGAACGCGCTGCACTTTCATCCGCTGAATTATTGCCTGGGTCTGGCGCTGGCCATTGAAACGGCGGGCGGGCGGATTTTCGAACAGTCGAAGATGCTGTCCTGGGAGCATCAGGGCGCCGACAAAATCGTCAGGACCGCTCACGGCACGGTGTGCTGCCGCGATCTGGTGTTCTGCGCTGGCGGCTACGGTGGCGCGGAATTGCAGAAACTCAGCCGCGCCTATTTGCCGATCGCCACTTATGTGGTGCTGACCGAGCACTTGGGCGACGCGATCAAAAACGTCCTCGACTCCGGCGCGGCGTTCTCCGACGACCGCCGCGCGTCCGACTATTACCGCGTGGTCGAAGGCGATCGCCTGCTCTGGGGCGGGCGCATCACCACCCGCAACGAGCAAAACGAAAAAGCCCTGGCAACGATGTTGAAAGCCGACATGGTCTCGGTTTATCCACAACTGGCGTCGGTGAAAATCGAACTGGCGTGGTCGGGGTTGATGGGGTATTCGACCAACAAAATGCCAAATCTGGGCGTGCTGGATCCGGGGGTTTGGGCGTGTACGTCGTTTGGTGGCCACGGCTTGAACAGCGGGTCGATCTGCGGTCGGGTAATTGCTGAAGCGGTGTGCGGCGAGAGTGCGCGGTATCAGCTGTTCAAACCGTATCTGCTGGATTGGAACGGTGGGCCGTTCGGCAAGATCGCGGCGAATGCCATCTATCAATCGCTGAAGGTCATGGACTTCGTCCAGGAGCGGTTGCGCGGATAAACGAATGGCCTTTGTAGGGGGTGTGGGTAACGTATTTTTGTGGGCACAAAAAACCGGCCGGAGCCGGTTTTTTTATTTCAGCGCGATCAGAACGCGACGTTCTGCAGGTCGTCGAGGTAGCGCTCGGCGTCGAGCGCGGCCATGCAACCGGCGCCGGCCGAGGTGATGGCTTGGCGGTAAACGTGGTCGGCCACGTCACCGGCGGCGAAGATGCCTTCGATGCTGGTCGCGGTGGCGTTGCCTTCACGGCCGCCGTGGATTACCAGGTAGCCGTCTTTCAACGTCAGTTGGCCTTCGAACAGCGAAGTGTTCGGGGTGTGGCCGATGGCGATGAACACGCCGTCCACGGTCAGTTCGTCGAAGCTGCCGTCGTTGTTCTTCAGACGCG
The window above is part of the Pseudomonas prosekii genome. Proteins encoded here:
- a CDS encoding NAD(P)/FAD-dependent oxidoreductase, which produces MSFPTTWYSQTSLPRAARSALHSDESCDVCIIGAGIAGLTAALELTRRGKRVILLEAQQVAWGASGRNGGVVSPGWAEGSGAIRKKLGLEQARALFQMSVEGVEIVRSNIAELALSGCAPSAGTIRVKRYDDGAAVKNHIETMRRDFGYELNYLDTAQVRQRAHTQRYFQGVEDPNALHFHPLNYCLGLALAIETAGGRIFEQSKMLSWEHQGADKIVRTAHGTVCCRDLVFCAGGYGGAELQKLSRAYLPIATYVVLTEHLGDAIKNVLDSGAAFSDDRRASDYYRVVEGDRLLWGGRITTRNEQNEKALATMLKADMVSVYPQLASVKIELAWSGLMGYSTNKMPNLGVLDPGVWACTSFGGHGLNSGSICGRVIAEAVCGESARYQLFKPYLLDWNGGPFGKIAANAIYQSLKVMDFVQERLRG
- a CDS encoding transporter substrate-binding domain-containing protein; translation: MLSKKYAITLAATLSLLFVGAANAGAVLDKIQSSKTLTVATSATWPPQGFINDKNEIDGFDIDVSKEIAKRLGVEVKFITPDWDVITAGKWNGRWDVSVGSMTATKSRARILDFPGTYYYVPYVFAVHDKSKVTDHKALNGKTIGVEGGTTSEDYFSQALAIETSDVPPVVYDVKTEKMKTYAGSVGPLDDLRLGDGTRLDAILTQRSTLDAAVKKGYPLRAVDNNVAFYEPLAVATDKGDPELKAKLSEIIGEMHKDGTLTKLSDKWYGVDYSTIK
- a CDS encoding amino acid ABC transporter ATP-binding protein, with the translated sequence MTLTTTAQRPDPVATKQAGPAMISISGLNKWYGNFHALRDVDLSVAAGEILVVCGPSGSGKSTMIRCINHLENFQKGQIQVNGITLTSEAESVSAVRREIGMVFQSFNLFPHLSVMDNLTLAPQLVQGVSSVEAKKRAQVYLERVRIAEHAHKYPSQLSGGQQQRVAIARALCMNPKVMLFDEPTSALDPEMVHEVLDVMGELATDGMTMICVTHEMGFASKVADRVLFMDQGQVIEQATPAEFFNNPQTERAQKFLSQIIGH